One region of Actinomycetota bacterium genomic DNA includes:
- a CDS encoding HNH endonuclease: MGRSGLPNYRKLAFEQYPAICVHCGFGIRPVLEVAHLDGSARNCSVDNLAILCPTCHRMHDIGLIPTEHLIVMRDVERQADWGLLMKDAAAKAVATKLADDPEHFKNAARKAAATRRAREQSEDAD; this comes from the coding sequence GTGGGCAGAAGTGGTCTTCCCAACTACCGCAAGCTCGCCTTTGAGCAGTATCCGGCTATTTGCGTGCACTGCGGCTTCGGAATCAGGCCTGTGCTCGAGGTCGCCCATCTCGACGGAAGTGCGCGTAACTGCTCAGTCGATAATCTCGCGATCCTATGTCCGACCTGCCACCGGATGCACGACATCGGCCTCATCCCGACCGAACACCTGATTGTCATGCGTGACGTGGAGCGCCAGGCAGACTGGGGCCTCTTGATGAAGGATGCCGCAGCGAAGGCCGTCGCTACCAAGCTTGCCGATGACCCCGAGCACTTCAAGAACGCTGCCCGGAAGGCCGCAGCCACCAGACGCGCTCGAGAGCAGTCGGAGGATGCAGACTGA